In Excalfactoria chinensis isolate bCotChi1 chromosome 20, bCotChi1.hap2, whole genome shotgun sequence, a genomic segment contains:
- the VAMP3 gene encoding vesicle-associated membrane protein 3 — translation MSANVPGNTNVPAGSNRRLQQTQHQVDEVVDIMRVNVDKVLERDQKLSELDDRADALQAGASQFETSAAKLKRKYWWKNCKMWAILIAVVVIIIIIIIVLSVPK, via the exons GTCAGCCAACGTCCCTGGAAACACAAATGTGCCTGCTGGCAGTAACCGTCGGCTTCAGCAAACTCAGCATCAAGTGGATGAG GTTGTTGACATCATGAGGGTGAATGTGGACAAGGTGCTGGAAAGAGATCAGAAGCTGTCGGAGCTGGATGACCGTGCCGATGCGCTGCAAGCGGGAGCTTCCCAGTTTGAGACCAGTGCGGCCAAACTGAAGAGAAAGTATTGGTGGAAGAACTGTAAG ATGTGGGCAATATTGATAGCTGTTGtcgtcatcatcatcatcatcatcattg TCCTGAGCGTGCCCAAATGA